One genomic segment of Chitinophaga sancti includes these proteins:
- a CDS encoding ABC-three component system middle component 1, with protein sequence MDNIVNKIFEERNHERKEGSGFIIFSLKDHYNYWIVINRYELKSVLEEQINLFLEAKEIIGDAQFDKNANLLILNKVNSIDTVNKDHLLQIEEDLFHFKKNIIYYTEGELDKLKHVLDPSNIAASIESMLLQDIVFEQHKTRFDVNEYQSLLYRIAHKIPFLKINITQLNNLDSLEEINQKAIRESKLNDLLQNDFFSITDEELTTLTDDFILQKLKTTQS encoded by the coding sequence ATGGATAATATAGTTAATAAAATATTCGAAGAAAGAAATCACGAAAGAAAAGAAGGCTCTGGTTTTATAATATTCTCTCTTAAGGATCACTATAATTATTGGATTGTAATAAACAGATATGAATTAAAAAGTGTCCTAGAGGAACAAATAAATCTTTTTTTAGAAGCTAAGGAAATAATTGGTGATGCACAGTTTGATAAAAACGCAAACCTATTAATTCTAAACAAGGTAAACAGCATTGATACTGTCAACAAAGACCATTTGCTGCAAATTGAAGAAGATCTGTTCCATTTCAAAAAAAACATTATTTATTACACGGAAGGTGAATTGGATAAATTAAAGCACGTTTTAGATCCATCTAATATAGCAGCATCTATTGAGTCCATGTTGCTGCAAGATATTGTTTTTGAGCAGCATAAAACCCGATTTGATGTCAATGAATACCAGTCACTACTTTATCGGATAGCACATAAGATCCCATTTCTAAAAATAAATATAACACAATTAAACAACCTTGATTCACTAGAAGAAATAAATCAGAAGGCCATTCGTGAAAGTAAGCTAAATGATCTATTGCAGAATGATTTCTTTTCTATTACTGATGAAGAACTTACCACATTGACTGACGATTTTATATTGCAAAAATTAAAAACAACACAGTCATGA